A section of the Enterobacter sp. C2 genome encodes:
- the hxsB gene encoding His-Xaa-Ser system radical SAM maturase HxsB, whose product MRLMPFNFDRMADGRVFISNLAGFHHFLGEQEFLDLVNGHISIEQSSSLESKLFVCGDESSSVNPYALSSAFAKRLMNELAVRPIFMIVPTLRCDHTCKYCQVSRASVTADGYDLNPELIPQIVSTVKKLGTPPYKIEVQGGEPLLRFDLVQAIYEECEISLGSDAFEMVIATSLSLLDESILSWVKERNITFSVSLDGNEAVHNKNRILTDFQAHNKAVTGIRKITEELGANRVATVTTVTKELTKEPASIVDAHLSLGLTDMFIRPVSPYGFAQKQSFTFSMSEYFAFYKELMQEVLIQNEKGRPVIEHSAAIHLNRIFNPGFSGYADLKSPSGVVLNCILFNYDGKVYGSDESRMLQKVNPEADFSAGEFTSLSFSSNEYYRSALSSSFNFAMPGCDTCAYQPFCGADPCQNISAHGEPVGDKSRSTFCQYHKGMFRFLLNEVSQDGPMAKMLKGWTYV is encoded by the coding sequence ATGAGACTGATGCCTTTCAACTTTGACAGGATGGCTGACGGTCGGGTATTCATCAGCAACCTCGCTGGCTTTCATCATTTTTTAGGTGAGCAAGAATTTCTCGATCTGGTAAACGGTCATATCAGCATAGAGCAGTCCTCATCGCTTGAAAGCAAACTTTTCGTTTGCGGTGATGAATCTTCCTCCGTTAACCCTTATGCACTAAGTTCGGCTTTTGCCAAACGACTCATGAATGAACTGGCGGTCAGGCCAATCTTCATGATTGTACCTACTCTTCGTTGCGATCATACTTGCAAATATTGCCAAGTCAGTAGGGCATCGGTCACCGCTGATGGTTATGATCTCAACCCTGAACTGATACCGCAAATTGTCAGTACCGTAAAGAAACTGGGCACCCCTCCCTACAAGATTGAGGTACAGGGCGGTGAGCCGCTTCTCAGGTTCGATCTCGTCCAGGCAATTTATGAGGAATGCGAGATTTCATTGGGTAGTGATGCTTTCGAAATGGTGATTGCTACAAGTCTGTCATTACTCGATGAAAGTATCCTCTCATGGGTTAAAGAGCGGAATATCACCTTCTCTGTCTCTCTTGATGGGAATGAAGCCGTCCATAACAAGAATCGCATTCTTACTGACTTTCAGGCTCACAACAAAGCAGTAACGGGTATTCGGAAAATCACAGAAGAACTTGGAGCAAATCGGGTTGCAACTGTCACCACTGTTACTAAGGAACTGACAAAGGAGCCAGCTTCCATAGTAGATGCTCATCTGTCTCTGGGTCTTACAGACATGTTTATCAGGCCTGTTAGCCCTTATGGGTTTGCTCAGAAGCAGAGCTTCACTTTTTCAATGTCAGAGTATTTTGCTTTTTATAAAGAGTTAATGCAGGAAGTGTTGATTCAGAATGAAAAGGGAAGACCTGTCATTGAGCACTCGGCTGCTATTCATCTCAACCGAATTTTCAATCCAGGCTTCAGTGGTTATGCTGATCTAAAATCGCCAAGCGGAGTCGTGCTGAACTGCATCCTGTTCAATTATGACGGTAAAGTCTACGGTAGTGATGAAAGTCGTATGCTTCAGAAAGTAAACCCGGAAGCAGATTTCAGTGCAGGAGAGTTTACCTCACTCTCATTCAGTAGCAACGAATACTACCGTTCCGCTCTCTCATCTTCATTTAACTTCGCCATGCCAGGTTGTGACACCTGTGCATACCAGCCTTTCTGTGGAGCAGATCCTTGCCAGAACATTAGTGCTCATGGCGAACCTGTTGGTGACAAGAGTCGTTCTACTTTCTGCCAGTATCACAAAGGCATGTTCCGCTTCCTTCTGAATGAAGTCTCTCAGGATGGGCCGATGGCAAAGATGCTTAAAGGGTGGACTTATGTCTGA
- the hxsC gene encoding His-Xaa-Ser system radical SAM maturase HxsC, translating to MSEVLRNDIFRFTADLPVQQGFYRLCKFKPENPQFYLPNLLVSETQLDSRLPAYFADFVVSTDLFNSIEDGDIGIVNNGNMIRVILSRRANHNTVLVTERCNNSCLFCSQPPKTGNDDWLLNQSALAIASFSLNGVVGVSGGEPLLYGEDFLQFLDFIIENSPETALHVLTNGRKFADVSFTQQMKERSEKLKITFGIPLYSSRSSVHDYLVGSEGAFDETVRGLINAGNSGINIELRIIPTLANYMELDKIIEFAGRVFSNINQFSLMGLESIGWARKNWSSIFIEHNSYSEKILSAIGTAQRSSIPLTIFNYPLCHLPERAWRFAAQSISDWKNYYPKECDECTQKSSCAGYFNSSKGRFHQPPRPIL from the coding sequence ATGTCTGAGGTGCTGAGAAACGACATTTTCAGGTTTACGGCAGATCTGCCAGTTCAGCAAGGTTTCTATCGCCTGTGCAAATTTAAGCCTGAAAATCCTCAATTCTATCTGCCAAATTTACTGGTCAGTGAAACTCAACTTGATTCCAGACTTCCTGCATATTTTGCAGACTTCGTTGTGAGCACTGATCTTTTCAATTCCATAGAAGATGGTGATATAGGGATTGTTAACAATGGCAACATGATTAGGGTGATTTTGTCACGGAGAGCAAACCATAACACTGTTCTGGTAACTGAAAGGTGCAACAACAGTTGTCTTTTTTGTTCTCAGCCTCCTAAGACAGGAAACGATGACTGGCTTCTTAACCAGTCAGCACTTGCCATCGCCTCTTTCTCACTGAATGGTGTAGTAGGAGTGAGTGGGGGAGAACCTCTACTGTATGGCGAAGATTTTCTGCAATTTCTGGACTTTATAATCGAAAACTCACCTGAGACAGCTTTGCATGTTTTGACCAATGGACGAAAGTTTGCAGATGTCAGTTTTACTCAACAGATGAAAGAGCGAAGCGAAAAGCTCAAAATAACTTTCGGTATTCCGCTTTATTCTTCAAGGTCGTCAGTTCATGACTATCTGGTTGGAAGCGAGGGGGCATTTGATGAGACAGTTAGGGGGCTTATCAATGCCGGTAACTCAGGAATCAACATTGAGTTAAGAATCATTCCTACACTGGCTAACTATATGGAACTGGACAAAATCATAGAGTTCGCTGGTCGCGTGTTCTCCAATATCAACCAGTTTTCTCTTATGGGGTTAGAATCTATTGGCTGGGCACGTAAAAACTGGTCATCAATCTTCATTGAGCATAATAGCTATAGTGAGAAAATTCTCTCTGCCATAGGAACAGCACAAAGGTCAAGTATCCCCCTTACAATCTTCAATTACCCATTGTGCCATCTTCCTGAAAGAGCTTGGAGATTTGCTGCTCAGTCAATTTCTGACTGGAAAAATTACTATCCCAAAGAATGTGATGAATGTACTCAGAAGTCTTCCTGTGCTGGTTATTTCAATTCTTCAAAAGGCCGTTTTCATCAACCACCGAGACCAATTTTATGA
- a CDS encoding site-specific integrase gives MTIRKQPNGKWLCECYPNGRDGKRVRKQFATKGEAVAFENFTMDEVNKKPWLGEKEDRRRLSELIEQWHSLYGQTLADPKRLMAKLGIICNGLGNPVASELTAGDFTKYREARLKGEVRNEDGALMSPVKPRTVNLEQRNLSSVFGTLKKLGHWSAPNPLAGLPTFKIAEGELSFLAPEEIKRLLDACADSQSPSLLMIAKVCLATGARWSEAENLQGHQLSKYRITYTKTKGKKNRTVPISQDLYDELSKNRGKLFTPCRKAFERAVKRAGIDLPEGQCTHVLRHTFASHFMMNGGNILVLKEILGHSDIKMTMVYAHFSPDHLEDAVTKNPLTLLKS, from the coding sequence ATGACCATCAGAAAACAGCCTAACGGAAAATGGTTATGCGAGTGTTACCCTAACGGGCGTGATGGCAAGCGTGTGCGCAAGCAGTTTGCGACAAAGGGCGAAGCTGTAGCATTCGAAAACTTCACCATGGATGAAGTGAACAAAAAGCCGTGGCTGGGTGAAAAGGAAGATCGGCGGCGTTTGTCAGAATTGATCGAGCAGTGGCATTCCCTTTACGGCCAGACGCTTGCAGACCCCAAACGTCTAATGGCGAAGCTAGGCATCATTTGTAATGGCCTTGGCAATCCCGTGGCATCAGAACTGACAGCCGGTGACTTTACGAAATACCGTGAAGCACGGTTAAAGGGCGAAGTACGGAATGAAGATGGCGCGCTTATGTCACCAGTTAAGCCCCGCACGGTAAATCTGGAACAGCGTAACTTATCATCTGTTTTTGGCACCCTGAAAAAGCTGGGCCACTGGTCAGCGCCTAACCCGTTAGCCGGACTACCAACATTCAAAATCGCAGAGGGGGAATTGTCGTTCTTGGCCCCGGAAGAAATTAAACGCCTGCTTGATGCCTGCGCTGATTCTCAAAGCCCCAGCCTGTTGATGATTGCAAAGGTATGCTTAGCCACCGGTGCGCGGTGGAGTGAAGCCGAAAACCTACAAGGCCATCAGTTATCTAAATACCGGATCACCTATACCAAAACTAAAGGCAAGAAAAATCGAACCGTACCGATTTCTCAGGATCTGTATGACGAACTATCCAAAAACAGAGGGAAGCTATTCACGCCATGCAGAAAAGCTTTTGAGCGTGCAGTAAAACGAGCAGGTATCGACTTGCCCGAAGGCCAGTGCACGCATGTTCTGCGCCATACATTCGCCAGTCATTTTATGATGAACGGCGGAAACATTCTCGTCCTTAAAGAAATATTGGGCCATTCCGATATAAAAATGACAATGGTCTATGCGCACTTCTCTCCAGACCATCTTGAAGATGCTGTTACTAAAAACCCTTTAACTTTATTAAAATCATGA
- the hxsD gene encoding His-Xaa-Ser system protein HxsD — translation MREKVLLKEHYSEWVIRNSLYWMTPISSWKLEENSSSWLIFFEITSPECEFEFGRLLNDFSLREKLHHQTGQLRDAIISKVLRSIDDRLA, via the coding sequence ATGCGGGAAAAAGTTTTACTAAAAGAGCATTATTCTGAGTGGGTTATCCGGAATAGCCTTTACTGGATGACACCTATCAGTTCGTGGAAACTTGAAGAGAACTCATCCTCTTGGCTTATCTTCTTCGAGATAACTAGTCCTGAATGTGAGTTTGAATTCGGAAGGCTGTTAAACGATTTTAGCCTCCGTGAGAAACTTCATCATCAAACCGGTCAATTGCGTGATGCCATTATCAGCAAGGTTCTCCGAAGCATAGATGACAGGCTTGCATAA
- the pqqD gene encoding pyrroloquinoline quinone biosynthesis peptide chaperone PqqD, whose product MTLTPEQTPVFRRGYRLQWEQVQNSHVILYPEGMAKLNDSAAAILQLVDGHTTLEGIIAQLNARFPDAGGLADDVMEFFQRAYEQKWVIFHD is encoded by the coding sequence ATGACATTAACCCCTGAACAAACTCCCGTCTTCCGTCGCGGCTACCGTCTGCAATGGGAGCAGGTTCAAAACAGCCATGTGATCCTCTACCCGGAGGGCATGGCCAAACTAAACGACAGCGCGGCCGCCATTTTACAGCTGGTCGATGGCCACACGACGCTAGAGGGCATTATCGCGCAGTTAAACGCGCGTTTCCCCGATGCCGGAGGGCTGGCGGACGACGTAATGGAGTTTTTCCAGCGCGCCTATGAACAAAAATGGGTGATCTTCCATGACTGA
- a CDS encoding dipeptidase, with the protein MPFAPLWPVFDGHNDLLLNLWLQHDNDPVTAFYSGIPSGHLDFPRMQRGGFCGGLFAVFIPPVSYIAQMRKQTPAEALAAFDPLAIAERQIAIMHQLEQASQGQLRICRTVEEIEQCRLNRQIAVVLHIEGASMMDAGLSQLEAFYQLGVRSIGPFWNLPNAFGEGVSGPFPGSPDTGPGLTPAGEALIRVCNRQRLLIDLSHMNEKAFWQTAELSHAPLVATHSNAHALCPQPRNLTDAQLEAIAQSGGLVGVNFGTAFLRADGKRDSATTGITEIVKHVTYLIAKLGEDRVGFGSDFDGVNVPHQLEDVEGLPRLMQALSKAGFNDRLLEKLAWRNWLNVLSATWGK; encoded by the coding sequence ATGCCTTTCGCCCCTCTCTGGCCAGTGTTTGACGGCCACAACGATCTGCTGCTGAACCTGTGGCTACAGCACGACAACGATCCGGTCACGGCCTTCTACTCCGGGATCCCGTCGGGTCATCTCGACTTCCCGCGTATGCAGCGCGGCGGCTTCTGCGGCGGACTCTTTGCGGTGTTTATACCGCCCGTTAGCTATATCGCGCAGATGCGTAAGCAGACGCCCGCCGAAGCGCTTGCAGCCTTCGACCCATTAGCCATCGCCGAGCGGCAGATCGCTATTATGCACCAGCTCGAGCAGGCCTCTCAGGGGCAGCTGCGCATCTGTCGTACGGTCGAGGAGATTGAGCAGTGCCGCCTTAATCGGCAGATCGCTGTGGTACTGCATATCGAAGGTGCCAGCATGATGGATGCCGGGCTATCGCAACTGGAGGCCTTTTATCAGCTGGGCGTGCGCAGCATTGGACCCTTCTGGAACCTGCCGAATGCTTTTGGCGAAGGCGTTAGCGGGCCGTTCCCCGGCTCGCCCGATACTGGCCCCGGCCTGACACCTGCGGGTGAAGCGTTAATCCGCGTCTGCAACCGGCAGCGCCTCCTGATCGATCTGTCGCATATGAATGAAAAAGCCTTCTGGCAAACCGCTGAGCTGAGCCACGCCCCGCTGGTTGCGACCCACTCCAATGCCCACGCGCTTTGCCCGCAGCCGCGCAACCTCACCGACGCCCAACTGGAGGCAATTGCCCAGAGCGGCGGGCTGGTCGGCGTCAATTTCGGTACCGCTTTCCTGCGGGCAGATGGAAAACGCGACAGTGCGACAACCGGAATAACGGAAATTGTTAAACATGTTACTTATTTGATCGCTAAACTTGGTGAGGATCGTGTGGGATTTGGTTCTGATTTTGACGGGGTTAACGTTCCGCACCAGTTGGAAGATGTCGAAGGTCTGCCCCGCCTGATGCAGGCGCTGTCGAAGGCAGGATTCAACGATCGACTGCTCGAGAAACTGGCCTGGCGTAACTGGCTGAACGTGCTCTCTGCCACCTGGGGCAAATAA
- the pqqA gene encoding pyrroloquinoline quinone precursor peptide PqqA, whose amino-acid sequence MTTWIKPEFVDLRLGLEVTLYISNR is encoded by the coding sequence ATGACTACCTGGATTAAACCTGAGTTTGTTGATCTGCGCCTGGGCCTGGAAGTGACGCTGTACATTTCCAACCGTTAA
- the pqqC gene encoding pyrroloquinoline-quinone synthase PqqC: protein MTQPQLLSSEAFEAALRAKGAYYHIHHPYHIAMHNGEATREQIQGWVANRFYYQTSIPIKDAAIMANCPQPETRRKWVQRILDHDGYGGSEGGIEAWLRLGEAVGLQRESLLSEERVLPGVRFAVDAYVNFARRACWQEAACSSLTELFAPQIHQSRLDSWPQHYPWIDAAGYDYFRSRLGQANRDVEHGLALALEYCDTVEKQQRMLEILQFKLDILWSMLDAMSMAYTLNRPPYHSVTAERVWHNQRLV from the coding sequence ATGACACAACCACAACTTCTCTCTTCTGAAGCATTTGAGGCGGCGCTGCGCGCGAAAGGTGCTTACTACCACATTCACCATCCGTACCACATCGCAATGCATAACGGTGAAGCCACCCGCGAGCAGATCCAGGGCTGGGTCGCCAACCGGTTCTATTACCAGACCAGCATTCCCATCAAGGATGCAGCCATCATGGCTAACTGTCCGCAGCCGGAAACCCGCCGCAAGTGGGTGCAGCGTATTCTGGATCACGACGGCTACGGCGGTAGCGAGGGGGGGATTGAAGCGTGGCTGCGCCTCGGTGAGGCCGTTGGCCTGCAGCGCGAGAGTCTGCTCTCTGAAGAGCGAGTGCTTCCTGGCGTGCGCTTCGCGGTGGATGCCTATGTGAACTTCGCGCGCCGCGCCTGCTGGCAGGAAGCCGCCTGTAGCTCCTTGACTGAACTCTTCGCACCGCAGATCCATCAGTCGCGCCTCGACAGCTGGCCGCAGCACTACCCGTGGATCGACGCAGCGGGTTATGACTACTTCCGCAGCCGCCTTGGCCAGGCCAATCGCGACGTTGAGCATGGTCTGGCGCTGGCGCTAGAGTACTGCGATACCGTTGAGAAGCAGCAGCGGATGCTGGAAATCCTCCAGTTCAAGCTGGATATTCTGTGGAGCATGCTGGACGCCATGAGCATGGCCTATACCCTGAACCGTCCCCCTTACCACAGCGTGACCGCCGAGCGGGTATGGCACAACCAGAGGCTGGTATAA
- a CDS encoding tlde1 domain-containing protein, with product MYRADGSIDDQTFISGVRRSHFRIHPLRPDGSGTSWGCITFFRSSEFIFFRNSLLRVQKFRINNTNLLSYGSVTVKGSVEGPCYVR from the coding sequence TTGTATCGGGCCGATGGCAGCATTGATGATCAAACCTTTATCAGCGGTGTAAGACGCTCACATTTTAGGATCCATCCTTTACGGCCTGACGGTTCTGGTACATCATGGGGTTGTATCACATTCTTTCGTAGCTCGGAGTTTATTTTTTTTCGGAACTCTTTACTTAGAGTACAGAAGTTTAGGATTAATAACACTAACCTGCTGTCATATGGGTCAGTAACGGTGAAAGGTTCGGTTGAGGGGCCATGTTATGTTAGGTAA
- the hxsA gene encoding His-Xaa-Ser repeat protein HxsA: MKKFNFAALLPGFLALNNSVWASDSSTGANDLPGMTLNEHDLVIAPLNTEVPFYIAGHRSHSSHRSHSSHRSSSGGGYYGGSTPYYPKTYSSPSSSGSSSSGTNSSSSSSSVRSLRSNDMDTSTATNPAGTNGTTRASSGLASDTEKRKRLIMRVQFALLDKGFYNGNIDGSMGPATRTAIKNYRVANGLPTPVRETLDTQLLNSLSILAR, translated from the coding sequence ATGAAAAAATTTAACTTCGCTGCTCTGCTTCCGGGATTTTTAGCACTCAATAATTCTGTATGGGCAAGTGATTCCTCCACTGGTGCAAATGATTTGCCCGGTATGACTCTTAATGAGCATGATTTAGTTATAGCTCCACTTAACACGGAAGTTCCTTTCTACATTGCAGGACACCGTAGTCATAGCTCCCATCGAAGCCATAGTTCTCATAGATCTTCGTCTGGTGGTGGGTACTATGGTGGAAGCACACCTTATTATCCTAAAACATATAGTTCACCAAGCTCATCAGGTTCATCCAGTTCAGGGACAAATTCGTCATCGTCTTCTTCATCTGTTCGTTCGCTTCGCTCTAATGACATGGATACCTCTACGGCCACAAACCCTGCTGGAACGAATGGAACTACCCGTGCAAGTAGTGGGCTGGCTTCTGATACTGAAAAGCGTAAACGTTTAATCATGCGAGTTCAGTTCGCGTTACTGGATAAAGGTTTTTATAACGGCAATATTGACGGAAGTATGGGGCCAGCGACACGGACTGCTATAAAAAATTATAGAGTTGCAAATGGGCTCCCTACACCAGTAAGAGAAACATTAGATACTCAGTTATTGAACTCTTTAAGTATACTGGCCCGTTAA
- a CDS encoding TIGR04141 family sporadically distributed protein, translating into MKIKLSIYKTKRFNDDIDQVLNLERVKRPIEFEMDDARAYLYVKQYMDPKPPEWTTFFMGQNPNIELNFFGMNSSTGAVLVIEVNNSRYLIPFGTGHHLINDGSIVKGFGLKTTLNSIEHKKIRSLDKGSHNETNLLTRSQSSKEVDIYNLKIDSEMDILTTLTGTSTEDILGSKITGKDAFVIMPDIELKAIPELLIKIDSIYLLPLPEEFEWVNNIKEADEAEVEILDSLLIDRIKEKDFNDLWLGEPEIVEWENQIGYCFDKRQKFIHETLSIDHVCDYFDGKNTEVAVDELKRSYLHVLNADFESIKKWSLYRCLYAEIKEGDQNYILRDSIWYVADRRFVSTIDDEMKKIIHYEESDKFPIYSYKREEDYNKKLCHDDNSFTHMDQKFIHHGGGKSKIEFCDLIRGQSDFIHVKYYTGSQSMSHLFSQGFVGSELFVSDCEFRSKLNEKLPTHIKLVDHINRPDAKKYKLVFAIASNKNLPEDLPLFSKINLKNFHKSITNFGYEVRICKIAVDPDIYKKKLCKPQKNKL; encoded by the coding sequence ATGAAGATAAAGCTCTCTATCTATAAAACAAAAAGGTTTAACGATGATATTGATCAGGTTTTGAATTTGGAAAGGGTCAAAAGGCCTATTGAATTCGAGATGGATGATGCACGAGCATATCTATATGTAAAACAGTACATGGACCCAAAACCTCCTGAATGGACCACATTTTTTATGGGCCAAAACCCTAACATAGAACTTAATTTCTTCGGTATGAACAGTAGCACAGGAGCAGTCTTAGTTATCGAAGTTAATAATTCCAGATATCTTATCCCGTTTGGAACAGGTCATCACTTAATTAACGATGGCAGCATTGTCAAAGGTTTTGGGCTTAAAACAACTCTTAATAGTATTGAGCATAAAAAAATACGCAGTTTAGATAAAGGTAGTCACAACGAAACAAACCTTTTAACTCGCAGTCAGAGCAGTAAAGAAGTCGATATATACAACCTAAAAATAGATTCTGAGATGGATATTCTCACAACTCTCACAGGCACCTCGACAGAAGATATTTTAGGAAGTAAAATTACTGGTAAAGATGCATTTGTGATCATGCCTGACATTGAATTGAAAGCTATTCCAGAATTGTTAATTAAAATAGACTCTATTTACTTGTTACCTCTTCCTGAAGAGTTCGAATGGGTTAACAATATCAAGGAGGCTGATGAAGCAGAGGTTGAGATATTGGATTCACTTTTGATTGATCGGATAAAGGAAAAAGATTTCAATGATTTGTGGCTTGGGGAGCCAGAAATAGTAGAATGGGAAAATCAAATAGGCTATTGCTTTGATAAGAGACAAAAGTTCATTCATGAAACCTTATCAATAGACCATGTTTGTGATTATTTCGATGGTAAGAACACTGAAGTAGCTGTTGATGAACTTAAAAGAAGTTACCTGCATGTTTTGAATGCTGACTTTGAATCAATAAAAAAATGGTCTTTATATAGATGCCTTTATGCCGAGATAAAAGAAGGTGATCAGAATTATATTCTTCGAGACTCTATATGGTATGTTGCAGATAGGAGATTTGTATCGACTATTGATGATGAAATGAAAAAAATAATTCATTATGAGGAGTCGGATAAATTCCCTATATATTCATATAAACGAGAGGAAGATTATAATAAAAAACTTTGCCACGATGATAATTCCTTTACACACATGGATCAGAAATTTATTCATCATGGTGGTGGTAAAAGTAAGATTGAGTTTTGTGATCTTATCAGAGGTCAATCAGATTTTATCCATGTAAAATATTACACTGGTTCGCAAAGTATGAGCCATCTTTTTTCACAAGGGTTTGTAGGTTCTGAACTTTTTGTAAGTGACTGTGAGTTTCGAAGCAAGCTTAATGAAAAACTACCTACTCATATAAAATTAGTCGATCATATAAATAGACCAGATGCTAAAAAATATAAACTAGTTTTCGCCATAGCTTCTAATAAAAATCTTCCCGAAGATTTACCTTTGTTTTCTAAAATAAACTTAAAAAATTTCCACAAAAGTATTACCAATTTTGGGTATGAGGTCAGGATCTGCAAAATTGCTGTGGACCCAGATATTTATAAAAAGAAGCTATGTAAACCACAAAAGAACAAGCTATAA
- the pqqB gene encoding pyrroloquinoline quinone biosynthesis protein PqqB, with protein MQIKVLGSAAGGGFPQWNCNCENCRGVRDYSINATRRTQSSIAVSDDGKNWVLCNVSPDICHQLLASPELNNPDVLRGTGIGAIILTDSQIDHSAGLLNLREGCPHHVWCTPEVHNDLSTGFPVFPMLSHWNGGLIHHPVTPGEPFQTAVCPHVRFTAIPLLSNAPPYSPYRDRPLPGHNVALFIEDTARGVGLLYAPGLGEPDEALMPWLRRADCLLIDGTLWRDNELANTGVGRNTGKDMGHLALAEENGLAALLSTLPARRKILIHINNTNPILNEDSAERRSLNAAGIEVSWDGMNIEL; from the coding sequence ATGCAGATAAAAGTTCTCGGCTCGGCAGCGGGCGGCGGTTTTCCCCAGTGGAATTGCAACTGTGAAAACTGCCGTGGCGTTCGCGACTACAGCATCAACGCCACGCGTCGCACCCAGTCATCCATCGCCGTCAGCGACGACGGTAAAAACTGGGTCTTGTGCAATGTCTCGCCGGACATTTGCCATCAGCTGCTGGCCTCACCCGAATTGAATAACCCTGACGTACTGCGCGGTACCGGTATCGGCGCAATCATTCTGACGGACAGCCAGATCGATCACAGTGCGGGATTACTCAATTTACGTGAGGGGTGCCCTCATCACGTTTGGTGCACCCCGGAAGTGCATAACGATCTCAGCACCGGTTTTCCCGTGTTTCCTATGCTCTCCCACTGGAACGGCGGGCTAATCCACCATCCGGTGACGCCCGGCGAGCCGTTTCAAACGGCGGTATGCCCCCATGTGCGCTTCACCGCCATCCCGCTGCTGAGCAACGCACCGCCCTACTCGCCATACCGGGATCGCCCGTTGCCGGGCCATAACGTGGCGCTATTTATCGAGGATACCGCACGCGGGGTTGGGCTGCTATATGCCCCAGGCCTGGGTGAACCGGACGAGGCGCTAATGCCCTGGCTGCGCCGGGCAGATTGTCTGCTGATCGACGGCACGCTATGGCGTGATAATGAGCTGGCCAATACTGGCGTAGGCCGCAATACCGGTAAAGACATGGGGCACCTGGCGCTGGCGGAAGAGAACGGGCTGGCGGCGCTGCTCAGCACCCTGCCCGCCAGGCGTAAGATCCTCATTCATATTAACAATACCAACCCGATCCTCAACGAGGACTCTGCGGAGCGGCGGAGCCTGAACGCCGCTGGCATCGAAGTGAGCTGGGATGGCATGAACATCGAGTTGTAG